In Streptomyces sp. NBC_01707, a genomic segment contains:
- a CDS encoding DNA-formamidopyrimidine glycosylase family protein, translating to MPEGDTVLQTAKRLHTALADQVLTRSDLRVPRFATADLTGRTVLATLSRGKHLLTRIEGGLTLHSHLRMDGSWRVYAPGERWRGGPAHQIRAILSTADHTAVGYRLPVLELLRTADEEKAVGHLGPDLLGPDWDPDTALRNLLAAPARPLGEALLDQRNLAGIGNVYKSELCFLARATPWLPVGDLPATTAVRLVTTAKQLLEANRDRPVRTTTGSRARGFGPTERLWVYGRTHRECLRCGAPIRTAEQDTRPTYWCPRCQSGPTP from the coding sequence ATGCCCGAAGGAGATACCGTCCTGCAGACCGCCAAGCGTCTGCACACTGCACTGGCGGACCAGGTCCTCACCCGCTCCGACCTGCGCGTCCCCCGGTTCGCGACCGCCGACCTCACCGGCCGGACCGTCCTCGCGACCCTTTCGCGCGGCAAGCATCTCCTCACCCGGATCGAGGGCGGCCTCACTCTCCACAGCCATCTGCGGATGGACGGTTCCTGGCGCGTCTACGCCCCGGGCGAGCGCTGGCGCGGCGGCCCGGCCCATCAGATCCGCGCGATTCTCTCCACCGCGGACCACACAGCGGTCGGTTACCGGCTGCCCGTCCTGGAACTCCTCCGCACAGCCGACGAGGAGAAGGCGGTCGGCCATCTCGGCCCCGATCTGCTGGGCCCCGACTGGGACCCCGACACCGCATTGCGCAACCTGCTCGCCGCCCCCGCCCGCCCCCTCGGTGAAGCCCTCCTGGACCAGCGCAACCTGGCCGGCATCGGCAACGTCTACAAGTCCGAGCTCTGTTTCCTCGCCCGCGCCACGCCCTGGCTCCCCGTCGGTGACCTGCCCGCCACCACCGCTGTGCGCCTGGTCACCACGGCCAAGCAGCTTCTCGAGGCCAATCGGGACCGACCGGTCCGCACGACCACCGGTTCCCGGGCACGCGGGTTCGGCCCGACCGAGCGGCTGTGGGTGTACGGCCGGACCCACCGCGAATGTCTGAGGTGCGGCGCCCCCATTCGTACGGCGGAGCAGGACACCCGACCCACATATTGGTGCCCACGCTGTCAATCGGGCCCCACACCATAG
- a CDS encoding SDR family NAD(P)-dependent oxidoreductase yields the protein MPLTAYDLTGRSAFITGAAGGIGRASAVLLAEAGATVHCADRDGTGLLETQEMITKAGGAAHTHQLDVTDRSQLRDAVAAAGDLDILAAVAGIMHTSSVLETADEDLDRVLGVNFKGVLYACQEVARSMIARDAPGSLITMASGAVDAASPGLLCYSAAKAAVVQLTRTLATELGPRSIRVNAVAPGWIRTPMTAKHDAELQHRTETAMVRISPLGRVGEAEDVAHTVLHLASDASAFMTGQILRPNGGVAMPW from the coding sequence ATGCCTCTCACCGCGTACGACCTCACCGGCCGCTCCGCGTTCATCACCGGCGCAGCCGGCGGTATCGGGCGGGCCAGTGCCGTCCTGCTCGCGGAGGCGGGAGCAACCGTCCACTGCGCGGACCGCGACGGGACAGGCCTCCTGGAAACACAGGAGATGATCACCAAAGCGGGTGGCGCAGCCCACACCCATCAGCTCGACGTCACCGACCGCAGTCAGCTACGGGACGCGGTGGCCGCGGCGGGCGACCTCGACATCCTGGCCGCCGTCGCCGGAATCATGCACACGAGCAGCGTCCTGGAGACGGCGGACGAGGACCTCGACCGCGTCCTCGGCGTCAACTTCAAAGGCGTTCTGTACGCCTGCCAGGAGGTGGCCCGCAGCATGATCGCGCGCGACGCACCCGGCTCACTGATCACCATGGCCTCGGGCGCGGTCGACGCCGCAAGTCCGGGCCTGCTCTGCTACAGCGCCGCCAAGGCGGCGGTGGTCCAACTGACCAGGACCCTGGCGACCGAGCTCGGGCCTCGCTCCATCCGCGTCAATGCCGTCGCGCCGGGCTGGATCCGCACGCCGATGACCGCCAAGCACGACGCGGAGCTGCAACATCGGACAGAGACCGCGATGGTCCGGATCTCTCCGCTCGGCCGGGTGGGTGAGGCGGAAGATGTCGCCCACACGGTCCTGCACCTGGCGTCCGACGCGTCGGCCTTTATGACCGGCCAGATCCTCCGCCCGAACGGCGGCGTCGCCATGCCCTGGTAG
- a CDS encoding helix-turn-helix domain-containing protein, with translation MILLRRLLGDVLRRQRQRQGRTLREVSSSARVSLGYLSEVERGQKEASSELLSAICDALDVRMSELMREVSDELSLAELAESAAAGDPVPVPVRPMLNSVSVTSVAGVPTGRVTIKAPAEAVDVVAA, from the coding sequence ATGATTCTGCTCCGTCGCCTGCTTGGTGACGTGCTGCGTCGGCAGCGCCAGCGCCAAGGCCGTACTCTGCGCGAAGTCTCCTCGTCCGCCCGAGTCTCGCTCGGCTATCTCTCCGAGGTGGAGCGGGGGCAGAAGGAGGCATCCTCCGAACTGCTCTCCGCCATTTGCGACGCGCTTGACGTACGGATGTCCGAACTCATGCGTGAAGTGAGTGATGAGCTGTCGCTGGCTGAGCTGGCCGAGTCGGCAGCAGCCGGCGATCCGGTACCTGTACCGGTACGCCCCATGCTCAATTCCGTCTCCGTGACGTCGGTGGCAGGTGTGCCGACGGGACGGGTGACAATCAAGGCACCCGCGGAAGCGGTGGATGTCGTCGCCGCCTGA
- a CDS encoding CinA family protein codes for MTSAARVLQLLVERGETLAVAESLTGGLVAAELTSVPGASHSFRGSVTAYATPLKRDVLAVDGALLAAHGAVDPEVARQMATGVRRVLGADWGLSTTGVAGPEAQDGKPVGTVYVAVVGPDGAEKVTALRLNGDRADIRRESVRSVLELLSGELGENASAQDTEHNGGN; via the coding sequence GTGACTTCCGCTGCCCGGGTGCTGCAGCTGCTCGTGGAGCGTGGTGAGACTCTCGCCGTCGCCGAGTCGCTGACCGGCGGCCTGGTCGCGGCGGAGCTGACCTCCGTACCCGGTGCGTCGCACTCCTTCCGTGGGTCCGTGACGGCGTACGCCACGCCCCTGAAGCGGGACGTGCTGGCTGTGGACGGGGCCCTGCTGGCAGCGCACGGTGCGGTGGATCCCGAGGTCGCGCGGCAGATGGCGACAGGTGTGCGGCGCGTTCTCGGTGCAGACTGGGGATTGTCGACCACCGGCGTCGCGGGACCGGAGGCACAGGACGGCAAGCCCGTCGGGACGGTCTACGTAGCGGTCGTGGGGCCGGACGGCGCGGAGAAAGTGACCGCGCTGCGGTTGAACGGCGACCGGGCGGACATCCGTAGAGAGAGTGTACGGAGCGTGCTCGAATTGCTCTCCGGCGAACTCGGCGAGAATGCGAGCGCACAGGATACGGAACACAACGGGGGGAATTGA
- the pgsA gene encoding CDP-diacylglycerol--glycerol-3-phosphate 3-phosphatidyltransferase codes for MTGVPASAAGGSGTKPVRGGKLGTAAVNQASLWNIANILTMVRLLLVPGFVMLLLHNGGYDPAWRSFAWAAFAIAMITDLFDGHLARTYNLVTDFGKIADPIADKAIMGAALICLSYLGDLPWWVTGVILFREIGITLMRFWVIRHAVIPASRGGKMKTLAQGTAVGMYVLALTGPLATLRFWVMAVAVVLTVVTGLDYVRQAVVLRRKGLAAERAAAADRASGASASARASDSAEAER; via the coding sequence ATGACCGGAGTCCCGGCATCCGCGGCAGGCGGATCCGGCACGAAGCCGGTCCGCGGCGGCAAGCTGGGCACTGCGGCCGTCAATCAGGCCAGCCTGTGGAACATCGCCAACATCCTGACCATGGTGCGGCTGCTGCTGGTGCCCGGGTTCGTCATGCTGCTGCTGCACAACGGCGGCTACGACCCGGCCTGGCGTTCGTTCGCCTGGGCGGCGTTCGCCATTGCCATGATCACCGACCTCTTCGACGGTCACCTGGCGCGCACGTACAACCTCGTCACCGACTTCGGCAAGATCGCCGACCCGATCGCCGACAAGGCGATCATGGGTGCGGCGCTTATCTGTCTGTCGTACCTCGGTGATCTGCCGTGGTGGGTCACGGGCGTGATCCTCTTCCGCGAGATCGGCATCACCCTGATGCGGTTCTGGGTGATACGGCATGCGGTGATTCCGGCCAGTCGCGGCGGCAAGATGAAGACACTGGCGCAGGGGACGGCCGTCGGGATGTATGTCCTGGCGCTGACCGGCCCGCTTGCCACGCTGCGCTTCTGGGTGATGGCGGTGGCCGTCGTGCTGACGGTCGTCACCGGGCTCGACTACGTGCGTCAGGCGGTCGTGCTGCGGCGCAAGGGGCTGGCGGCCGAGCGGGCTGCTGCGGCCGACCGGGCTTCCGGGGCATCCGCGTCCGCCCGTGCTTCGGATTCCGCGGAGGCCGAGCGGTGA
- the rimO gene encoding 30S ribosomal protein S12 methylthiotransferase RimO yields MPERRTVALVTLGCARNEVDSEELAGRLAADGWELVEDASDADVAVVNTCGFVEAAKKDSVDALLEANDLKDHGRTQAVVAVGCMAERYGKDLAEALPEADGVLGFDDYADISDRLQTILNGGIHASHTPRDRRKLLPISPAERQDAAVALPGHAQEAVPAPADLPDGVAPVSGPRAPLRRRLGTSPVASVKLASGCDRRCSFCAIPSFRGSFVSRRPSDVLQETRWLAEQGVKEVMLVSENNTSYGKDLGDIRLLETLLPELADVAGIERIRVSYLQPAEMRPGLIDVLTSTPKVAPYFDLSFQHSAPGVLRAMRRFGDTDRFLELLETIRSKAPQAGARSNFIVGFPGETEADLAELERFLTGARLDAIGVFGYSDEDGTEAVGYENKLDADVIAERLAHISQLAEELTSQRAEERLGESLQVLVESVDATDDEPRAVGRAAHQAPETDGQVLFTGREGLAPGRMVEAKVVGTEGVDLVAECSELVEAAR; encoded by the coding sequence ATGCCCGAACGCCGTACCGTCGCCCTTGTCACTCTTGGCTGCGCCCGTAACGAGGTGGACTCGGAGGAGCTCGCAGGCCGCTTGGCAGCGGACGGCTGGGAGCTCGTCGAGGATGCCTCCGACGCAGATGTCGCCGTCGTCAACACCTGTGGATTCGTCGAGGCCGCCAAGAAGGACTCCGTCGACGCTCTTCTCGAAGCCAACGATCTGAAGGACCACGGCCGGACCCAGGCCGTGGTCGCGGTCGGCTGCATGGCCGAGCGCTACGGCAAGGATCTTGCCGAAGCCCTGCCGGAAGCCGACGGGGTCCTCGGTTTCGACGACTACGCCGACATCTCCGACCGCCTCCAGACCATCCTCAACGGGGGCATCCACGCCTCGCACACCCCGCGGGACCGGCGCAAGCTGCTGCCGATCAGCCCGGCCGAGCGGCAGGACGCCGCGGTCGCGCTGCCCGGGCACGCGCAGGAAGCCGTCCCGGCCCCTGCGGACCTTCCGGACGGTGTGGCGCCCGTCTCCGGGCCGCGCGCGCCGCTGCGCCGCCGGCTGGGCACCAGCCCGGTCGCCTCGGTGAAGCTCGCCTCCGGCTGCGACCGCCGCTGCTCCTTCTGCGCCATCCCGTCCTTCCGCGGCTCCTTCGTCTCGCGGCGCCCCTCGGACGTTCTGCAGGAGACGCGCTGGCTGGCCGAGCAGGGTGTCAAGGAGGTCATGCTGGTCTCCGAGAACAACACCTCGTACGGCAAGGACCTCGGCGACATCCGGCTGCTGGAGACGCTGCTGCCGGAACTCGCCGACGTCGCCGGGATCGAGCGGATCCGGGTCAGCTACCTGCAGCCCGCCGAGATGCGGCCCGGCCTGATCGACGTGCTCACGTCGACGCCGAAGGTCGCCCCGTACTTTGATCTCTCCTTCCAGCACTCCGCCCCCGGGGTGCTGCGAGCGATGCGCCGCTTCGGGGACACAGACCGCTTCCTGGAGCTCCTGGAAACCATCCGAAGCAAGGCGCCGCAGGCTGGTGCACGGTCGAACTTCATCGTGGGCTTCCCGGGGGAGACCGAGGCCGACCTCGCCGAGCTGGAACGCTTCCTCACAGGTGCGCGGCTCGATGCCATCGGCGTCTTCGGGTACTCCGACGAGGACGGCACCGAGGCGGTCGGCTACGAGAACAAGCTCGACGCCGACGTCATCGCGGAGCGGCTCGCGCACATCTCGCAGCTGGCCGAGGAACTGACCTCCCAGCGCGCCGAGGAGCGGCTCGGAGAGTCTCTTCAGGTGCTGGTCGAGTCGGTCGACGCCACGGACGACGAGCCGCGCGCGGTGGGGCGTGCGGCCCATCAGGCTCCCGAAACGGACGGCCAGGTGCTCTTCACCGGGCGCGAGGGCCTCGCGCCGGGCCGTATGGTCGAGGCAAAGGTGGTGGGCACCGAGGGAGTGGACCTGGTGGCCGAGTGTTCCGAACTTGTGGAGGCAGCCAGATGA
- a CDS encoding helix-turn-helix domain-containing protein, translating to MSIGNSPEDDRPSIGRVLQQARIAAGLTVEEVSSSTRVRIPIVHAIEEDDFSRCGGDVYARGHIRTLARAVSIDPEPLVSQFDAEHGGRPAPTPAAPMFEAERIRSDPRRPNWTAAMVAAIVAVVGFVGFTFFKGADDGGTSTQVAEGSTPNTTSPKPKPTKTTDPKPVPSDSAIAAAPRDKVTVKLSASQGKSWISAKDHNGRQLFDGLLLQGQSKTFQDKERIDLVLGDAGSIELFVNGKKVEDKFQPGQVERLSYTKGDPEVG from the coding sequence GTGTCCATCGGCAACTCCCCCGAAGACGACCGGCCTTCGATCGGTCGAGTGCTTCAGCAGGCTCGTATCGCCGCAGGTCTCACGGTCGAAGAGGTCAGCTCGTCCACCCGGGTGCGCATCCCCATCGTGCACGCGATCGAGGAGGACGACTTCTCCCGCTGCGGCGGCGACGTGTACGCCCGCGGCCATATCCGCACCTTGGCGCGTGCCGTCTCCATCGATCCGGAACCGTTGGTCTCGCAGTTCGACGCCGAGCACGGCGGCCGTCCTGCGCCCACGCCGGCGGCGCCGATGTTCGAAGCCGAACGGATCCGTTCCGATCCCCGTCGGCCCAACTGGACCGCGGCCATGGTCGCGGCGATCGTCGCCGTGGTCGGTTTCGTCGGCTTCACCTTCTTCAAGGGTGCTGACGACGGCGGCACGTCCACGCAGGTCGCGGAAGGTTCCACGCCCAACACAACCAGCCCCAAGCCCAAGCCCACCAAGACCACCGACCCCAAGCCCGTACCGTCCGACAGCGCCATCGCCGCGGCCCCGCGGGACAAGGTCACGGTCAAGCTCAGCGCCAGTCAGGGCAAGAGCTGGATCTCTGCCAAGGACCACAACGGGCGGCAGCTCTTCGACGGGCTGCTGCTGCAGGGCCAGTCCAAGACCTTCCAGGACAAGGAGCGCATCGACCTCGTCCTCGGGGACGCAGGCTCGATCGAGCTCTTCGTCAACGGCAAGAAGGTCGAGGACAAGTTCCAGCCGGGCCAGGTCGAGCGACTCTCGTACACGAAGGGCGACCCCGAGGTCGGCTGA
- a CDS encoding DNA translocase FtsK: MASRTSGKGSQGTAGTAKRSGRTAGPAKKAAPAKKAAAKKTAPAKKAPAKKAPAKKAAAPRPAPSPTGGVYWLVRAVWLGAAHAVGAMLRGIGRGAKGLDPAHRKDGLALLLLGLALVVAAGTWSNLRGPVGDLVEMLVTGAFGRLDLLVPILLGAIAVRLILYPEKPEANGRIVIGLSALVIGVLGQVHIACGSPGREDGSEAMQDAGGLIGWAASKPLIYTMGEVLAVPLLLLLTVFGLLVVTATPVNAIPQRLRLLGSKLGIVDPEYDPETDDESDDERYDEQWRDALPARSRRSSARRSEAPEEYDPAQAEAEALSKRRRSRRPSVQPAMNRTMDAVDVAAAAAAALDGAVLNGMPPSPIVADLTQGVTVERHRERSGTPVPGARDAEQAQEAGKPERGAALFDGVPDLTKPAPDRSQSHPLPARAEQLQLSGDITYALPSLDLLERGGPGKTRSAANDTIVASLTNVFTEFKVDAAVTGFTRGPTVTRYEVELGPAVKVERITALAKNIAYAVASPDVRIISPIPGKSAVGIEIPNTDREMVNLGDVLRLADAAEDDHPMLVALGKDVEGGYVMANLAKMPHVLVAGATGSGKSSCINCLITSVMVRATPEDVRMVLVDPKRVELTAYEGIPHLITPIITNPKRAAEALQWVVREMDLRYDDLAAFGYRHIDDFNQAVRNGKVKLPEGSERELSPYPYLLVIVDELADLMMVAPRDVEDAIVRITQLARAAGIHLVLATQRPSVDVVTGLIKANVPSRLAFATSSLADSRVILDQPGAEKLIGKGDGLFLPMGANKPTRMQGAFVTEGEVAAIVQHCKDQMAPVFREDVVVGGAKKKEIDEDIGDDLDLLCQAAELVVSTQFGSTSMLQRKLRVGFAKAGRLMDLMESRNIVGPSEGSKARDVMVKPDELDEVLAQIRGETAS; encoded by the coding sequence ATGGCCTCACGTACGTCCGGCAAGGGTTCCCAGGGCACGGCGGGCACCGCGAAGCGTTCCGGCCGTACCGCGGGTCCGGCGAAGAAAGCCGCGCCCGCGAAGAAAGCCGCCGCGAAGAAGACGGCGCCCGCGAAGAAGGCACCGGCCAAGAAAGCACCGGCCAAGAAAGCGGCTGCGCCCAGACCCGCACCGTCACCCACCGGCGGTGTGTACTGGCTGGTGCGCGCCGTCTGGCTCGGTGCGGCCCATGCCGTCGGCGCGATGCTCCGCGGCATAGGGCGCGGCGCCAAGGGACTCGATCCCGCACACCGCAAGGACGGCCTCGCCCTTCTGCTGCTCGGCCTCGCGCTGGTCGTCGCCGCGGGCACCTGGTCGAATCTGCGGGGACCCGTCGGCGACCTCGTCGAGATGCTCGTCACCGGCGCCTTCGGCCGGCTCGATCTGCTCGTCCCGATACTGCTCGGCGCGATCGCCGTGCGGCTGATCCTCTACCCCGAGAAGCCCGAGGCCAACGGCCGTATCGTCATCGGACTCTCCGCCCTGGTCATCGGGGTGCTCGGACAGGTGCACATCGCGTGCGGATCGCCGGGCCGCGAGGACGGCAGCGAGGCGATGCAGGACGCGGGCGGCCTGATCGGCTGGGCCGCCTCCAAGCCGTTGATCTACACCATGGGCGAGGTCCTCGCCGTACCGCTCCTCCTGCTCCTCACCGTCTTCGGACTGCTCGTCGTCACCGCGACCCCCGTGAACGCGATTCCGCAGCGACTGCGACTGCTCGGCTCCAAGCTGGGGATCGTCGACCCGGAGTACGACCCCGAGACGGATGACGAGAGCGACGACGAGCGGTACGACGAGCAATGGCGCGACGCGCTGCCCGCCCGCTCCCGACGCTCCTCCGCGCGCCGCTCCGAGGCGCCCGAGGAGTACGACCCCGCGCAGGCGGAGGCCGAGGCGCTCTCCAAGCGCCGCAGGTCGCGCAGGCCCTCCGTGCAGCCCGCGATGAACCGCACCATGGACGCCGTGGACGTCGCCGCGGCCGCGGCCGCGGCGCTCGACGGGGCGGTGCTCAACGGCATGCCGCCCTCGCCGATCGTCGCCGACCTCACCCAGGGCGTCACCGTCGAGCGGCACCGTGAACGGTCGGGCACCCCGGTACCCGGCGCCCGGGACGCGGAGCAGGCCCAGGAGGCGGGGAAGCCGGAGAGAGGTGCGGCACTCTTCGACGGCGTACCCGATCTGACGAAGCCCGCGCCGGACCGCTCACAGTCCCACCCGCTTCCGGCCCGCGCCGAGCAACTGCAGCTCTCCGGAGACATCACGTACGCGCTGCCCTCGCTCGACCTGCTGGAACGCGGCGGCCCTGGCAAGACCCGCAGCGCCGCCAACGACACGATCGTCGCCTCCCTGACGAACGTCTTCACCGAGTTCAAGGTCGATGCCGCGGTCACCGGCTTCACCCGCGGACCGACGGTGACGCGCTACGAGGTGGAACTCGGCCCGGCTGTGAAGGTCGAGCGGATCACGGCGCTCGCCAAGAACATCGCGTACGCCGTCGCCAGTCCCGACGTCCGGATCATCTCCCCGATCCCGGGGAAGTCCGCCGTCGGCATCGAGATCCCCAACACCGACCGCGAGATGGTCAACCTCGGCGATGTGCTGCGCCTCGCGGACGCGGCCGAGGACGACCACCCGATGCTCGTCGCGCTCGGCAAGGACGTCGAGGGCGGCTACGTGATGGCCAACCTCGCGAAGATGCCGCACGTGCTGGTCGCCGGTGCGACCGGTTCCGGCAAGTCGTCCTGCATCAACTGCCTGATCACCTCGGTCATGGTGCGGGCGACCCCCGAGGACGTAAGGATGGTGCTGGTCGACCCCAAGCGCGTCGAGCTCACCGCGTACGAGGGCATCCCGCACCTGATCACACCGATCATCACCAACCCGAAGCGCGCCGCCGAGGCACTGCAGTGGGTCGTGCGGGAGATGGACCTCCGGTACGACGATCTCGCAGCGTTCGGATACCGGCACATCGACGACTTCAACCAGGCCGTGCGCAATGGCAAGGTCAAGCTGCCGGAGGGCAGTGAGCGAGAGCTCTCCCCGTACCCGTACCTGCTGGTCATCGTCGACGAGCTGGCCGACCTGATGATGGTCGCTCCGCGCGACGTCGAGGACGCCATCGTCCGCATCACCCAGCTGGCTCGCGCCGCGGGCATCCATCTCGTGCTCGCCACCCAGCGGCCCTCGGTCGACGTGGTCACCGGTCTGATCAAGGCGAATGTGCCCTCCCGGCTCGCCTTCGCGACCTCTTCGCTGGCCGACAGCCGCGTCATCCTCGACCAGCCCGGCGCCGAGAAGCTGATCGGCAAGGGGGACGGACTGTTCCTGCCGATGGGGGCCAACAAGCCCACCCGCATGCAGGGCGCGTTCGTCACGGAGGGCGAGGTCGCGGCCATCGTCCAACACTGCAAGGATCAGATGGCGCCCGTCTTCCGCGAGGACGTGGTGGTCGGCGGCGCCAAGAAGAAGGAGATCGACGAGGACATCGGCGACGACCTGGATCTGCTCTGCCAGGCCGCCGAGCTGGTCGTCTCCACCCAGTTCGGATCCACCTCGATGCTCCAGCGCAAGCTGCGGGTCGGCTTCGCCAAGGCCGGCCGGCTCATGGACCTCATGGAGTCGCGGAACATCGTCGGACCGAGCGAGGGGTCCAAGGCGCGCGATGTCATGGTGAAACCGGATGAACTGGACGAGGTGTTGGCACAGATCCGCGGGGAAACTGCTTCGTAA
- a CDS encoding two-component system response regulator gives MVQKAKILLVDDRPENLLALEAILSALDQTLVRASSGEEALKALLTDDFAVILLDVQMPGMDGFETAAHIKRRERTRDIPIIFLTAINHGPHHTFRGYAAGAVDYISKPFDPWVLRAKVSVFVELYMKNCQLREQAALLRLQLEGGGRPSAEQDKEPAGLLAELSARLAAVEEQAEALSKQLDDESADAAAVATAAHLERKLTGLRRALDALEPGAGSGTAALPS, from the coding sequence ATGGTGCAGAAGGCCAAGATCCTCCTGGTCGATGACCGGCCGGAGAATCTGCTGGCGCTGGAGGCCATCCTCTCTGCGCTCGATCAGACGCTGGTGCGGGCATCGTCAGGGGAGGAAGCGCTCAAAGCGCTGCTGACGGACGACTTTGCGGTCATTCTGCTGGACGTCCAGATGCCAGGCATGGACGGTTTCGAAACCGCCGCGCATATCAAGCGGCGGGAGCGGACCCGGGACATCCCGATCATCTTCCTCACCGCGATCAATCACGGTCCGCATCACACCTTCCGCGGGTACGCGGCGGGCGCGGTGGACTACATCTCGAAGCCGTTCGATCCCTGGGTGCTGCGCGCCAAGGTCTCGGTCTTCGTCGAGCTCTACATGAAGAACTGCCAACTGCGCGAGCAGGCCGCACTGCTCAGGCTCCAGCTCGAGGGCGGCGGTCGGCCGAGCGCGGAGCAGGACAAGGAGCCCGCCGGGCTGCTGGCCGAACTCTCGGCGCGCCTCGCGGCCGTCGAGGAGCAGGCGGAGGCCCTCTCGAAGCAGCTCGACGACGAGTCGGCGGACGCCGCGGCGGTGGCCACTGCCGCCCATCTCGAACGGAAGCTGACCGGACTGCGGCGTGCGCTCGACGCGCTGGAGCCGGGCGCCGGGAGTGGCACGGCCGCGCTTCCTTCGTAA